From Mytilus edulis chromosome 9, xbMytEdul2.2, whole genome shotgun sequence, the proteins below share one genomic window:
- the LOC139488749 gene encoding integrase/recombinase xerD homolog isoform X2, whose product MTDKLVSASLSAATQSSYNRMLSVYSNFCQKYFPGVNVLPSTHVMVAHFISHLFIKNYQPSTIASYISAISFMHKIKFLQDPTDTFFIKKMLKGTKQLRHSVDTRLPITYDILVKLVKALPKVIVGIYNQVLLKAMMSTAYFCFLRIGEIAVKTESEIYRVIQREDIQFESVNGHVSNMTITMKFYKHSNLQSKTLSIARRPENYLCPVKAIEEYLRLQNCPHGPLFRFKCGKPVSGFYFNSSLKSLLNFVGLDTNFYKGHSFRIGAATSAAARGVPLALIQSMGRWKSNAFQHYIRLDNFHT is encoded by the coding sequence ATGACTGATAAGCTTGTTAGTGCATCATTATCTGCTGCTACTCAGTCGTCATATAATAGAATGCTAAGTGTGTATTCAaatttttgtcagaaatattttccaGGAGTTAATGTACTTCCATCTACTCATGTCATGGTTGctcattttatttcacatttatttattaaaaattatcaacCATCTACAATTGCGTCTTACATATCAGCCATCAGTTTTATGCATAAAATTAAGTTCTTACAGGATCCaacagacacattttttattaaaaaaatgttaaaaggtacAAAACAGTTGAGACATTCTGTTGATACACGGCTGCCAATAACCTATGACATTCTTGTAAAATTGGTTAAGGCTTTACCAAAAGTAATAGTAGGCATTTATAATCAAGTTTTGTTAAAAGCTATGATGTCTACAGCTTATTTTTGTTTCTTAAGGATTGGAGAAATTGCAGTTAAAACTGAGTCTGAAATCTATAGAGTAATTCAAAGGGAAGATATACAGTTTGAAAGCGTAAATGGTCATGTGAGCAATATGACAATTACTATGAAGTTCTACAAACATAGTAATCTACAGAGTAAGACATTATCAATAGCTAGACGTCCTGAAAATTATTTATGTCCTGTTAAAGCTATTGAGGAATATCTAAGGTTACAAAATTGTCCACATGGTCCTTTATTTCGATTTAAATGTGGAAAACCTGTTTCgggtttttatttcaattcttcACTAAAAAGTTTGCTTAATTTCGTAGGATTAGACACTAATTTTTATAAAGGCCACAGTTTCCGAATTGGAGCTGCGACATCTGCAGCTGCCAGAGGTGTGCCGTTAGCCTTGATCCAAAGCATGGGTAGATGGAAGTCGAACGCTTTTCAACATTATATTCGACTTGATAATTTTCACACTTAG
- the LOC139488749 gene encoding uncharacterized protein isoform X1, which yields MPKQKSRTRRKAAPQSIEEDVPNLVEEQSEIPPLYRPPVRRRKTRRAVPETITEQPSVPTANDIADALFRKFESSGVQLVKDNTAVPINDLTGMLSSSSTQPENSSNNDSQGQMLAVFQPPLSSDPNINTSSDGELLNSNSYAENPYACDMLRHSIPLDYHVSNKVKSDVWCDNYVNFALLLPSNIDDTCNESTLFENLNITISNRKSNKELLSIHQWTNAFDIFMSIYLEKNLRSARALIKYGFNVRSLCKSLGFQAAKVYDEKFRKIRKILGLQWDQINDELWRSAALYERQSDFSGQNKKSYAKTSNSAPNSFQRRAQHQYQFPNGYCWAFCKSGECTAKFCKLKHQCVHCSKKHCTLTCPEQKGKQANFVKTSNTNKG from the coding sequence ATGCCAAAGCAGAAGAGCCGAACAAGAAGAAAGGCTGCTCCTCAAAGCATTGAAGAAGATGTTCCAAATTTAGTGGAGGAACAAAGTGAGATACCACCACTATACAGGCCACCAGTGCGGAGACGCAAGACCAGACGAGCTGTTCCTGAAACAATTACTGAACAGCCGTCAGTTCCAACAGCAAATGACATTGCTGATGCTTTATTCCGAAAGTTTGAAAGTTCCGGCGTGCAACTGGTAAAAGACAATACAGCAGTTCCAATTAATGACTTAACTGGTATGTTGTCGTCATCATCCACACAACCAGAAAATTCATCAAATAATGACTCTCAGGGACAAATGTTAGCTGTCTTCCAACCGCCATTGTCTTCAGATCCTAATATTAACACGTCTTCTGATGGTGAGCTGTTAAACTCTAACTCGTATGCCGAGAATCCTTATGCTTGTGACATGTTGAGACATTCTATACCTTTAGATTACCATGTCAGCAATAAGGTTAAATCTGATGTTTGGTGTGATAACTATGTAAATTTTGCTTTATTATTACCTTCTAACATTGATGATACATGTAATGAATCAACATTATTTGAGAATTTGAATATAACAATTTCAAATAGGAAGTCTAACAAAGAGCTTTTGTCCATTCACCAATGGACAAATGCTTTTGACATATTTATGTCTATATATCTTGAAAAGAATTTGAGGTCGGCTAGAGCATTGATTAAATATGGTTTTAATGTACGGTCATTATGCAAGTCCTTGGGTTTCCAAGCCGCTAAAGTATATGATGAGAAATTTAGAAAGATAAGAAAAATTTTAGGGTTACAATGGGATCAAATCAATGATGAACTTTGGCGATCTGCTGCTTTATATGAAAGACAATCTGATTTTTCAGGTCAAAATAAGAAGTCGTATGCTAAAACCTCAAACTCAGCCCCAAATTCTTTTCAAAGGAGGGCCCAGCATCAGTATCAATTCCCAAATGGCTATTGCTGGGCCTTCTGTAAATCAGGGGAATGCAcagcaaagttttgtaaactcAAACACCAATGTGTACACTGCAGCAAGAAACACTGTACCCTTACATGTCCAGAGCAAAAAGGAAAACAGGCAAACTTTGTCAAAACTTCCAACACCAATAAAGGTTGA
- the LOC139490388 gene encoding perlucin-like protein, whose amino-acid sequence MAALTVLFLLTIMVVYVCCLPCLSDKSKKIFEKTKKTLDGLEKELEKKAWTTYKDHCYYLGGDAETWFTAEKKCRQIGGYLVKIDDSSENVWLKTQFSKGAQYWIGLTDLHEGQYRWSYDQEKAKFTAWSSGQPDNHGGNEDCAGYAVSWYDAPCYNKYHWICERNFCS is encoded by the exons ATGGCTGCGTTAACTGTGTTATTTTTGTTAACCATAATGGTAGTTTATGTTTGTTGCTTGCCGTGTCTGTCAGACAAATCTAAGAAGATATTTGAGAAAACTAAAAAGACATTGGATGGTCTAGAAAAAGAACTAGAGA AGAAAGCATGGACAACCTACAAAGATCATTGTTATTATCTTGGAGGAGATGCTGAAACTTGGTTCACCGCAGAG AAAAAATGTCGTCAAATAGGTGGATATCTTGTCAAAATTGACGACTCATCAGAAAATGTATGGTTAAAAACACAGTTTAGTAAGG GAGCCCAATACTGGATTGGTCTGACCGACCTTCACGAGGGACAATACAGGTGGTCGTATGATCAGGAAAAGGCAAAATTTACGGCATGGAGCAGCGGACAACCGGACAACCATGGTGGCAATGAGGATTGTGCAGGGTACGCAGTTTCGTGGTATGACGCACCATGTTATAACAAGTACCACTGGATATGTGAAAGAAACTTCT GCAGCTAA